From Sulfuracidifex tepidarius, one genomic window encodes:
- a CDS encoding M48 family metalloprotease codes for MGQSDGSDESDPVVRIVKAHELGHAKEHHPLFIELAGIAMLSVFGPSAWFIGYGYDTHVVSISTALIFKVVLVLLSMLISTLLFSRVAESRANAFTFRTVGEGAYDALVDEIRRVYGRKDVQSAEEAPFISKFTHTSSREAMKTGDPLSSLGRWESPWHSLSWHLQSQ; via the coding sequence TTGGGTCAGTCTGACGGATCGGACGAGTCAGACCCCGTTGTGAGGATTGTGAAAGCACATGAGTTAGGTCACGCTAAGGAACATCATCCACTTTTCATCGAGTTAGCCGGAATAGCCATGCTTTCCGTGTTCGGACCCTCAGCTTGGTTCATAGGATATGGATATGACACGCACGTGGTAAGCATCAGTACTGCTCTAATATTCAAAGTGGTCCTGGTCTTACTCTCAATGTTGATCTCCACCCTCCTCTTCTCGAGAGTAGCCGAGTCGAGGGCTAACGCTTTCACTTTCAGAACGGTTGGCGAAGGAGCATACGACGCTCTAGTTGACGAGATCAGGAGAGTGTACGGGAGAAAAGACGTCCAGTCGGCGGAGGAAGCTCCGTTTATCAGCAAGTTCACCCATACATCCTCAAGGGAGGCAATGAAGACAGGGGACCCTCTGTCGTCCCTTGGTCGTTGGGAGTCCCCGTGGCACTCTCTTTCCTGGCATCTACAATCGCAGTGA
- a CDS encoding GNAT family N-acetyltransferase has product MMKEFKLNGREVVLEIGKEDHFQQFLSFINEIKDDPENFNLFRYREPESLRLKSWVSSWKGNVMLAFHDEKVVGFSQMAEPVFGNLQNHVKEFAISLSKEFRGSGLAQLMFLNHLNLYPDVKKITAWVDVRNVRSIRMLTNAGMQKKCVLEDFIYSQRERTYCSVTFLMGDVNVIRDNLLTKLKSKNI; this is encoded by the coding sequence ATGATGAAAGAATTCAAGTTAAATGGAAGGGAAGTAGTCCTCGAGATAGGGAAGGAGGATCATTTCCAGCAGTTCCTCTCATTCATCAATGAGATAAAGGACGACCCTGAGAACTTCAACCTCTTCAGGTATAGGGAACCTGAAAGTCTTAGGTTGAAGTCCTGGGTGTCCTCTTGGAAGGGAAATGTAATGCTCGCCTTCCACGACGAAAAAGTGGTAGGTTTCTCTCAAATGGCTGAGCCCGTCTTCGGAAACCTCCAGAACCACGTGAAGGAGTTCGCGATCTCTCTATCCAAGGAATTCAGAGGATCGGGATTAGCACAGCTCATGTTCCTCAACCACCTAAATTTATATCCAGACGTGAAAAAGATCACCGCTTGGGTCGATGTCAGGAACGTAAGGTCAATTAGGATGCTTACAAACGCTGGCATGCAGAAGAAGTGCGTATTAGAGGACTTCATCTACTCACAAAGGGAGAGGACGTATTGCTCCGTGACTTTCCTGATGGGAGACGTTAACGTGATAAGGGATAATCTACTCACGAAGTTGAAGAGCAAGAACATATAG
- a CDS encoding cytosine permease translates to MENNEKVESSFNSTITNEDILPVNTSLKKWGALDFGMIWTVMSVGVLTWEYPWFGIFLGLPWGVSLLMEFLGNVITLVPMIIQSHAGAKYGLAEPQITRTRWGIWGAQLPSIVRSIIGTGWWGIQLFIFTEIVAGIYLYATGNLDKVVMPLVKSGSANSYTISLADPSLFWGVFVSVVVAELVFLYFSPIKKGQETLRKFSLIVGPLSIASLTSIFLYEGFKAGWNVGALPPAFGPFSLIAALSFLAGNTANWLTMAISMPDLVRFSKSQKAQMYGQLVLPITYAVFGFMSVMGTLFAYSLVHSTIIDPVLLSLLTLPAPLLMFVLFSLLLETFGVNTLANLLPPGYDISNIFPKKISWFKGVIIATVIGLALGAWSFLGSAYNFVDNWLLAYGTALGIIVGINVADYVVMKKFSLDTNAIFIKNSKYWYWKGINPASLITFAVLSLILYSPDLGLKVGFLEDLAQVGPLSGLLMGMMMYLVLMKVLKLK, encoded by the coding sequence ATGGAAAATAACGAAAAGGTCGAAAGTTCATTTAATTCCACGATTACAAACGAGGACATCCTTCCAGTTAACACGTCGCTCAAGAAATGGGGCGCGTTAGACTTCGGCATGATATGGACAGTGATGAGCGTAGGAGTCCTAACGTGGGAATACCCATGGTTCGGAATCTTTTTAGGTCTACCTTGGGGGGTTTCACTGTTAATGGAGTTCCTTGGAAACGTGATCACCCTAGTCCCCATGATAATACAGTCCCACGCCGGAGCAAAATACGGACTTGCAGAACCCCAGATCACCAGGACGAGGTGGGGAATTTGGGGAGCCCAGCTACCCTCCATAGTGAGGTCCATAATAGGAACGGGATGGTGGGGAATTCAGCTCTTCATCTTCACCGAAATCGTGGCTGGGATCTATCTGTATGCCACGGGGAACTTGGACAAGGTTGTGATGCCGCTCGTGAAGTCCGGCTCGGCTAACTCGTACACGATTTCCCTGGCAGACCCTTCACTTTTCTGGGGAGTTTTCGTATCCGTGGTGGTAGCTGAGCTCGTGTTCCTATACTTCTCTCCTATAAAGAAAGGGCAAGAAACGTTGAGGAAGTTCAGTCTCATTGTAGGTCCTCTCTCAATAGCTTCCCTTACGTCCATTTTCCTGTACGAGGGATTCAAGGCTGGATGGAACGTAGGTGCTCTTCCGCCAGCGTTCGGACCGTTCTCCTTGATAGCTGCACTCTCCTTCCTGGCAGGCAACACTGCGAATTGGCTCACAATGGCGATAAGCATGCCTGACCTAGTGAGGTTTTCCAAGTCACAGAAGGCGCAGATGTATGGACAACTTGTCCTTCCTATCACTTATGCAGTTTTCGGGTTCATGTCCGTTATGGGGACTCTTTTTGCCTATTCCTTAGTCCACTCTACAATCATAGACCCAGTTCTGCTTTCTTTGCTGACCCTCCCAGCCCCGCTTTTGATGTTCGTTCTCTTCTCACTTCTGCTTGAGACCTTCGGTGTGAACACCTTGGCGAACCTCCTTCCTCCGGGGTACGACATTTCCAATATATTCCCTAAGAAGATTTCCTGGTTCAAAGGGGTGATAATAGCTACAGTGATCGGGTTGGCACTGGGTGCTTGGAGCTTCCTTGGGTCTGCTTACAACTTCGTGGACAACTGGCTCTTAGCTTACGGTACTGCGCTTGGAATAATAGTGGGGATAAACGTAGCCGATTACGTGGTCATGAAGAAGTTTTCCCTTGATACGAACGCGATCTTCATAAAGAACTCTAAGTACTGGTACTGGAAGGGGATAAATCCAGCTTCATTGATAACGTTCGCTGTACTTTCATTGATCTTGTACTCTCCTGATTTAGGGCTGAAAGTAGGTTTCCTCGAAGACCTTGCTCAGGTCGGCCCTCTATCAGGCTTGTTGATGGGGATGATGATGTATCTAGTTCTCATGAAGGTCCTGAAGCTGAAGTGA
- a CDS encoding peroxiredoxin yields the protein MVSEYEKAPDFVLYNTELKPVKLSDMKGKTVVLSFFPAAFTSVCTKEMCTFRDSMSKFNDLNAVVLGISVDPPFSNKAFKEHNKLNFEILSDYSREVVKKYGVSWEFPSLPGYVLAKRAVFVVDKEGVIRYKWVSDDPTVEPPYSEIEKVISSI from the coding sequence ATGGTATCAGAATACGAAAAAGCCCCGGACTTCGTGTTGTACAACACGGAGCTGAAGCCAGTTAAGTTAAGTGATATGAAAGGAAAGACTGTAGTTCTCTCGTTTTTCCCAGCCGCGTTCACATCTGTATGCACTAAGGAAATGTGTACCTTCAGGGACAGCATGAGCAAGTTCAACGACTTAAACGCTGTGGTTCTCGGTATAAGCGTTGATCCACCTTTCAGTAATAAGGCGTTCAAGGAGCATAACAAGCTCAATTTCGAGATACTCAGTGATTACAGCAGGGAGGTCGTGAAGAAGTACGGAGTGTCCTGGGAATTCCCGTCACTTCCAGGATACGTCCTCGCCAAGAGGGCCGTCTTTGTGGTCGACAAGGAAGGTGTAATAAGATACAAGTGGGTCTCAGACGACCCCACGGTGGAGCCTCCTTATAGTGAGATAGAGAAGGTAATAAGTTCCATCTGA
- a CDS encoding MFS transporter, which produces MDINFTRLWMARNLLRTSNLGFSIFFMWEIIVIYHSVFLVSLLPALSLVGYLILTLPLGYVLDKISKSKIMFLFSILTFVIYATLVLFQSLYLIYGVDLLSFMLYMGSGDAYYSSIKELVTENELPKAMSFNAVGRAASEIAGTIMGGLSAYFVPKFFPVLLVIISLSCVFLSYPIKQDEKNKELFQKTYSYHQVWKVIRLMLPLLLLGLVVNGAFTALDVYSSALFHQILHVSAIYYTLFLLTFSIGAFVGGILGGKVSEKLIDERFISIITSAFGFAFVLIAFLRAPLLESTISFMIGIGISMVNIPLETLMMRVIPKRIMGRTNSLIQVFLMGSSPLMAVFYGFVATLIGIVNVLILVGIFGVLLGIPTFFVIRDFKKVKESDVEKLIQ; this is translated from the coding sequence ATGGATATTAATTTCACTAGGCTGTGGATGGCTAGAAACCTGTTGAGGACATCAAATTTAGGGTTCTCTATTTTCTTCATGTGGGAAATTATAGTCATATACCATTCGGTCTTTCTCGTTAGCCTGCTCCCTGCACTGTCTTTAGTTGGATATCTAATCTTGACTCTTCCTTTAGGATATGTTCTTGATAAGATAAGCAAATCTAAAATTATGTTTCTCTTCTCGATACTGACTTTCGTGATTTATGCAACCTTGGTTCTTTTTCAATCACTCTATTTGATTTACGGTGTAGATCTCCTTTCCTTCATGCTTTACATGGGTTCAGGTGATGCGTATTACTCCAGCATAAAGGAGTTGGTTACTGAGAATGAACTGCCTAAAGCCATGTCCTTTAACGCCGTGGGAAGGGCTGCCAGCGAGATAGCTGGAACTATCATGGGAGGTCTTTCTGCATATTTTGTACCGAAGTTCTTTCCCGTTCTTCTGGTCATCATTAGCTTATCCTGCGTCTTTTTATCGTATCCTATAAAGCAAGACGAGAAGAACAAGGAATTATTCCAGAAAACTTATTCTTATCATCAAGTGTGGAAGGTGATAAGACTCATGCTACCTCTTCTCTTGCTAGGACTTGTAGTAAACGGAGCTTTCACTGCGCTAGACGTATATTCCTCAGCCCTTTTCCATCAAATACTTCACGTCAGTGCAATATACTATACTCTCTTTCTCCTCACGTTCTCAATCGGAGCTTTTGTTGGGGGAATTTTAGGAGGAAAAGTATCTGAAAAACTAATTGATGAGAGGTTCATTTCTATAATAACGTCAGCCTTCGGTTTCGCATTTGTCTTGATCGCTTTCCTTAGAGCTCCGCTTTTAGAGTCTACAATCTCATTTATGATTGGAATCGGGATATCAATGGTAAATATCCCACTAGAAACGTTAATGATGAGGGTGATTCCTAAGAGGATCATGGGAAGAACAAATTCATTAATACAAGTATTTCTTATGGGGTCATCCCCTTTGATGGCGGTATTTTACGGTTTCGTCGCTACTCTGATCGGTATAGTTAACGTACTTATCTTGGTTGGAATTTTCGGGGTCTTATTAGGAATTCCCACCTTCTTTGTCATCAGGGATTTCAAGAAGGTAAAAGAGAGCGATGTTGAGAAATTAATCCAGTAA
- a CDS encoding metallophosphoesterase family protein, which translates to MGLFKRKSNNESVGKKDMTKILFTSDLHGSETAFRKFLNAAKMYKVDALIIGGDLAGKTLVPIVDLGEGKYDIQGQTVGKEGLSTVIQEFKKGGTYYTIVDKTEYKEMVEDKKKVDEKFNLAIKQVLEDWIVIGEEKLKDYKVPVYVNLGNDDPMFMFDVIDSSEVMKKTEGNLLEVGGHEMISFGYVNPTPWNTPREMNEEEIYAHLKKEIEKVSEPSKSIFNFHAPPYGTNLDNAPLLTKDLKPVVKGGDIVMTHVGSTSIRKLIEEYSPLMGVHGHIHESRAFDKIGKTIIINPGSEYGEGILHATYIVLEQDKVKTHQFVLG; encoded by the coding sequence ATGGGTCTGTTTAAAAGGAAATCAAACAATGAAAGTGTAGGGAAAAAGGATATGACTAAAATCTTGTTTACTTCAGACTTGCACGGTTCTGAGACAGCATTCAGGAAGTTCCTGAACGCAGCGAAGATGTATAAGGTGGATGCCTTAATAATAGGAGGAGATCTGGCAGGAAAGACACTTGTCCCAATAGTGGATTTAGGAGAAGGAAAATACGATATACAGGGACAGACAGTTGGAAAGGAAGGTTTGTCCACCGTGATTCAGGAATTCAAAAAGGGAGGCACTTACTACACTATAGTGGACAAGACCGAATACAAGGAGATGGTGGAGGACAAGAAGAAGGTAGACGAGAAGTTCAATCTGGCTATAAAGCAAGTCCTTGAGGATTGGATCGTGATCGGGGAAGAGAAGTTGAAGGACTATAAGGTTCCCGTTTACGTAAATCTTGGGAACGATGACCCTATGTTCATGTTTGACGTGATAGATTCATCAGAGGTCATGAAGAAAACTGAGGGAAACCTTCTAGAGGTCGGGGGGCACGAAATGATTTCCTTTGGATATGTGAACCCAACTCCGTGGAACACACCCAGGGAAATGAATGAAGAAGAGATTTACGCTCACCTGAAGAAGGAGATAGAGAAGGTCTCAGAGCCTTCCAAGTCCATATTTAACTTCCATGCACCTCCTTATGGTACAAATCTGGACAACGCACCTCTCCTTACCAAGGACCTGAAGCCAGTGGTAAAGGGAGGTGACATTGTGATGACGCATGTTGGTTCAACTTCAATCAGAAAGCTAATCGAAGAGTACTCTCCGCTAATGGGAGTGCACGGGCATATCCACGAATCGAGGGCTTTCGACAAGATAGGTAAAACTATCATCATAAACCCGGGAAGTGAGTATGGGGAGGGAATTCTCCATGCTACCTACATAGTTCTAGAGCAGGACAAAGTTAAGACACATCAATTCGTGCTAGGCTGA
- a CDS encoding aminotransferase family protein — MDDAELVKNHSFGTWRKQRGWNPINLVSAKGVFLYDDKGRSYLDMSSQLVNVNLGHGNERVIKSIEQGMSDLQYVSPAFSTKARADAIRSLLEVVPKGITKFFFSTSGTEANEAAVKITRMVKSPKYKVISRYRSYHGSTLASMSLTGDYRRWFTEPNSMPGVVRVPEPYCFRCPLKLKYPECGISCANYVDYVIKQEGNVASLIVEPITGTNGVVVPPKEYLPLLRKITEENDVIMIADEVMTGWGRTGEWFAVDLWGVRPDLMTTAKGASASYLPVGITGVSKKVSDFFEDHVFAHGHTFEAHPVVLSSIPAVIQEYRRMDLLSHVRDMSSYVERRLNEIKEKHKSVGDVRGVGLFWAIELVKDDNMTPVGTYEDKYGGRLTVIDKITSYLMERGVYIFGGASWLVISPPLIITKEELDKGLNAIDDALAISDQEFS, encoded by the coding sequence ATGGATGACGCGGAGCTAGTCAAGAATCATTCCTTTGGGACGTGGAGGAAACAGAGAGGATGGAACCCGATAAACTTGGTCTCAGCCAAGGGAGTATTTCTTTACGATGACAAGGGAAGAAGTTACTTGGATATGTCTTCACAGTTAGTGAACGTCAACTTAGGTCACGGAAACGAAAGGGTCATAAAGTCGATTGAACAAGGTATGTCGGATCTTCAATATGTTTCTCCGGCTTTCTCCACAAAGGCGAGGGCTGACGCCATCCGTTCCTTGTTAGAGGTGGTTCCTAAGGGAATAACGAAGTTCTTCTTCTCCACTTCAGGGACTGAAGCCAACGAGGCCGCGGTCAAGATAACCAGGATGGTAAAGTCCCCCAAGTATAAGGTAATCTCTAGGTACAGGTCATATCACGGGTCCACCTTGGCTTCGATGTCCTTGACCGGGGACTATAGAAGATGGTTCACAGAACCTAACTCGATGCCTGGAGTAGTGAGAGTACCCGAACCTTACTGTTTCAGGTGCCCGTTGAAGTTAAAGTACCCTGAATGCGGGATTTCCTGTGCAAACTACGTGGACTATGTGATAAAGCAGGAAGGTAACGTCGCGTCACTTATTGTGGAGCCTATAACGGGAACTAACGGGGTTGTGGTACCACCCAAGGAATACCTTCCGTTGTTGAGGAAGATAACGGAGGAGAATGACGTCATTATGATAGCAGACGAGGTGATGACAGGGTGGGGTAGGACAGGGGAGTGGTTTGCCGTGGACTTGTGGGGTGTAAGACCGGACTTAATGACTACAGCTAAGGGCGCGTCAGCGTCTTACCTCCCTGTCGGCATAACAGGGGTCAGCAAAAAAGTATCTGACTTCTTTGAGGACCACGTGTTCGCCCACGGTCATACATTTGAGGCTCATCCAGTGGTGTTGTCATCTATTCCAGCCGTGATACAAGAGTACAGGAGAATGGATCTGCTTTCTCACGTAAGGGACATGTCGTCTTATGTCGAAAGGAGGCTCAACGAGATAAAGGAGAAACACAAGAGCGTTGGCGATGTGAGAGGAGTAGGTCTATTCTGGGCTATAGAACTGGTGAAGGACGATAATATGACTCCAGTGGGCACTTATGAGGACAAGTACGGCGGAAGACTAACTGTGATAGACAAGATCACGTCCTATCTTATGGAAAGAGGAGTATACATCTTCGGAGGAGCGTCTTGGCTGGTGATCTCTCCTCCACTCATAATCACGAAGGAGGAACTGGACAAGGGACTTAACGCCATAGATGACGCACTCGCGATCTCAGATCAAGAGTTTTCCTAA
- a CDS encoding APC family permease — MSKKVFIRESSGLVRQMGSKHAFAKVLALIVPISLYYTLVYSPALPAASWYVGIIISPLLALPIFMTYLKLAEYIPRSSGEYIYISRIVGPLPATIQGVANIISTPLLASILSQIEVSAGIVPAIQVIGLSLHDQYLVNLGTSILSNSTYYFLASLASLFAMWLVSISPQRIMGNFLFVIASMQVIGSLLVIYLFSQGRAVFEADFNKFSSIFGGPSYSYIASQGSSLYSPTFDGIQTLVFSILMLMWLFVWFFGPSYFAGEYKQASRSLKVGMLSGFGIATFVIVALTFLTADTMGIPFFNYVALNGWGSTIPVSAGEGYIAWAGVMAISVPILAILVGLLNVGIQMVAGPLSLAIPSRVMLAMSFDRILPERLAYVNSKLQTPLLASLVALGIAVFFEVATLLLGLAISTIALVAVLFIYQFLQATISATVAGFKGIPGVSLTEKERKELKIFGSIASVILAISVIIAIGYAAFNPLYLTMVLSGNLAVNIGLIVIIPVLGLLTYFVSKHAREKEGMDLNVVFKEIPPE, encoded by the coding sequence ATGTCAAAAAAGGTCTTCATAAGGGAATCTTCAGGTTTAGTAAGGCAGATGGGTTCAAAGCATGCCTTCGCTAAAGTCCTTGCATTGATAGTGCCAATCTCTCTCTACTATACTCTGGTGTACTCCCCTGCGCTTCCTGCTGCTAGCTGGTATGTAGGAATAATAATCTCTCCTTTGCTAGCTCTTCCGATATTCATGACGTACTTGAAGTTAGCCGAGTATATACCAAGATCGTCAGGGGAGTACATTTACATCTCCAGAATTGTAGGGCCTTTACCTGCAACGATTCAGGGAGTAGCGAACATAATATCAACTCCCTTGCTTGCCTCTATCCTTTCCCAGATAGAGGTCAGCGCTGGTATAGTACCCGCAATCCAAGTAATTGGACTCTCGCTTCATGACCAATATCTGGTTAACTTGGGAACGTCGATTCTCAGCAACAGCACTTACTATTTCTTGGCAAGCCTAGCTTCCCTCTTCGCAATGTGGCTGGTCAGTATCTCACCTCAGAGGATAATGGGTAATTTCCTATTCGTCATAGCGTCGATGCAGGTCATAGGGTCTCTGTTGGTGATATACCTCTTCTCCCAAGGCAGAGCCGTGTTCGAGGCAGACTTTAACAAGTTCTCCTCCATTTTCGGTGGACCCTCGTACTCTTACATAGCCTCTCAAGGATCCTCGCTCTACTCTCCCACGTTTGACGGTATACAGACGTTAGTTTTCTCTATCCTCATGTTAATGTGGCTCTTCGTCTGGTTCTTCGGACCGTCTTACTTCGCTGGTGAATACAAACAAGCGTCCAGATCCCTGAAGGTAGGCATGCTTTCAGGATTCGGAATAGCAACCTTTGTCATCGTAGCGTTGACTTTCCTAACAGCAGACACGATGGGCATACCATTCTTCAACTACGTGGCATTAAACGGATGGGGGTCTACCATACCGGTCTCTGCAGGTGAAGGCTACATTGCTTGGGCAGGAGTAATGGCTATCTCTGTCCCTATTCTGGCTATTCTAGTAGGCCTTTTGAACGTGGGGATACAAATGGTTGCAGGACCTCTTTCCCTCGCAATTCCTAGCAGGGTAATGCTGGCAATGTCATTTGATAGGATACTTCCTGAACGTCTAGCCTACGTCAATTCCAAGCTTCAGACGCCCCTTCTAGCTTCCTTGGTAGCACTGGGAATCGCTGTGTTCTTCGAGGTAGCTACACTCCTGCTAGGGCTTGCGATCTCAACCATAGCTCTGGTTGCAGTGCTCTTCATCTATCAGTTCCTGCAAGCTACCATATCCGCCACGGTAGCGGGTTTCAAGGGAATTCCTGGTGTCTCCCTTACGGAGAAGGAGAGGAAAGAGCTGAAAATATTCGGATCAATAGCTTCTGTTATTCTAGCGATCTCAGTTATAATAGCAATAGGGTATGCTGCATTCAATCCACTATATCTCACAATGGTTCTCTCCGGAAACTTGGCGGTGAACATAGGTCTCATCGTGATAATACCAGTTCTAGGGCTGTTGACTTATTTCGTTTCTAAACATGCGAGAGAAAAGGAAGGTATGGATCTAAATGTAGTGTTCAAGGAGATTCCTCCAGAATGA
- a CDS encoding amidohydrolase family protein: MIPLIDEHAHWFHASPMSEKEFMMASAESWKENEVKKDVTEMNRWRPFYLYLRKLMVKKFGGNFIDERNRMIKDDPVKYVGELLSEAGIKGIVIDEGFGRKVHEIPIPVKRLFRIENIIGDLFSMSFDRALETFKETLRRKVKKEDYAGFKSIIAYRTGLPSSCDEGSALRDFHSGEHEWYGRRAKGFRDFLFCVTMEEASHMNVPFQVHTGAGDRDIKLNQSMPSILTDMVRTYEGTIVFVHAGYPFHRETAWMSYLFPSVYLDVSQVFPFAPLGGYHVLSEVLEVAPFTKVMYGSDAFEIPEIAWASASLFRSAISKVTEELEEIGVLSSTERKEVEEMISFKNAERIYGRFNT; this comes from the coding sequence TTGATACCCCTGATAGACGAGCACGCTCACTGGTTTCACGCCTCTCCAATGAGCGAGAAAGAGTTCATGATGGCTTCAGCTGAATCCTGGAAGGAAAACGAGGTTAAGAAAGACGTAACAGAGATGAACAGATGGAGACCATTTTACCTCTACCTGAGGAAACTCATGGTGAAGAAGTTCGGGGGGAACTTCATTGACGAGAGGAACAGGATGATCAAGGACGATCCTGTGAAATACGTGGGAGAACTCCTCTCAGAGGCTGGAATAAAGGGTATAGTGATAGACGAGGGGTTCGGCAGGAAAGTCCACGAGATACCCATACCAGTGAAGAGGCTTTTCAGGATAGAGAACATCATAGGAGACCTCTTCTCCATGTCCTTCGATAGGGCATTGGAGACGTTCAAGGAGACGTTAAGGAGAAAGGTGAAGAAGGAAGACTATGCCGGCTTCAAGAGTATCATAGCATACAGGACTGGCTTACCTTCATCTTGTGATGAGGGGTCCGCGCTGAGGGACTTTCATTCTGGAGAGCACGAATGGTATGGGAGGAGGGCCAAGGGTTTTAGGGACTTCCTCTTCTGTGTGACCATGGAAGAGGCATCTCACATGAACGTTCCTTTTCAAGTCCACACGGGGGCAGGAGACAGAGACATAAAGCTGAACCAATCAATGCCGTCAATCCTCACCGATATGGTAAGGACATACGAAGGAACCATCGTTTTCGTCCACGCAGGATATCCGTTCCATAGAGAGACTGCATGGATGAGCTACCTCTTTCCGTCAGTGTACCTTGATGTGTCTCAGGTTTTCCCTTTCGCCCCTCTCGGTGGGTACCACGTGCTCTCTGAAGTACTGGAAGTGGCACCTTTCACTAAAGTGATGTACGGTAGTGATGCTTTCGAGATACCTGAGATAGCATGGGCTTCAGCTAGTCTATTCAGGTCTGCCATTTCAAAGGTAACAGAAGAACTTGAGGAAATAGGAGTGCTTTCATCAACGGAGAGGAAAGAGGTGGAAGAAATGATATCGTTCAAGAACGCGGAGAGAATATACGGCAGATTCAACACTTGA
- a CDS encoding glutamine synthetase family protein, with translation MNVNELKRRGVNVVNFTWVGLDGYVRAKGAYIEHLEDMIKSGIGLTKAMFSFTPMDYISPLGSFGPQDQDVFLVPDVTTLTFTPPYASVICDLYDGDSPWFMDVRSRLRSVLQEVRKEGLEFMSGFEYEFYLVKDRKPFNDARCFDPQGMNEVVITKIVSSLKENGIDVLRVIKEYGPAQYEIDVSHRDSLRASDEFVMVKGIVKSEASNSGLEANFMPKPFNGLAGSGLHLNLSVWKENKNLFFSEGKLLSKFGMHFVGGILKHAKALTAIAAPTVNSYKRLRSGTWAPTKIAYGSNNKSAMIRIPTPYRGNQGNDSRLEYRVSDPSVNPYLVTLAVIAAGMDGVKEEIDPGLPVNENSYFKEDIPEIPRNLREALKELDKDVQLKRAVGERIVREFINVKMAEVEEYESRVTDWEYETYSKI, from the coding sequence ATGAACGTAAATGAGCTGAAGAGAAGGGGAGTGAACGTTGTAAACTTCACTTGGGTCGGACTCGATGGATACGTGAGGGCCAAGGGCGCTTACATAGAGCACTTAGAGGATATGATAAAGAGCGGGATCGGACTCACCAAGGCTATGTTCAGCTTCACCCCTATGGACTACATCTCTCCTTTGGGGTCTTTCGGACCTCAGGACCAAGACGTCTTCTTGGTTCCAGACGTCACTACCCTGACTTTCACCCCTCCTTATGCTTCGGTGATCTGCGACCTCTACGATGGAGATTCCCCCTGGTTCATGGACGTGAGGTCCAGGTTGAGATCCGTCCTTCAGGAAGTTAGAAAGGAAGGTCTTGAGTTCATGTCAGGTTTCGAATACGAGTTTTACCTGGTGAAAGACCGAAAACCGTTCAATGACGCCAGATGTTTCGATCCTCAGGGTATGAACGAAGTTGTCATCACGAAAATAGTCTCATCGTTGAAAGAGAACGGCATCGATGTGCTGAGGGTAATAAAGGAATACGGACCCGCACAATACGAGATAGACGTGTCCCACAGGGACTCATTGAGGGCGTCAGACGAGTTCGTCATGGTCAAGGGGATAGTGAAGAGTGAGGCGTCGAATTCAGGTTTAGAGGCCAACTTCATGCCCAAGCCCTTCAACGGTCTTGCAGGATCAGGACTTCATCTCAATCTGAGCGTTTGGAAGGAAAATAAGAACCTCTTCTTCTCCGAGGGAAAGTTGCTCAGCAAGTTCGGAATGCACTTCGTGGGTGGCATTCTGAAGCACGCTAAGGCCCTCACGGCAATAGCTGCACCAACGGTCAACTCATATAAAAGGCTCAGGTCCGGTACCTGGGCCCCAACCAAGATAGCCTATGGGTCTAACAATAAGTCCGCCATGATAAGGATACCTACCCCTTACAGAGGTAATCAGGGTAATGACTCCAGACTGGAGTACAGAGTCTCTGATCCCAGCGTAAACCCTTACCTCGTGACGTTGGCTGTGATAGCTGCAGGAATGGATGGGGTGAAAGAGGAAATAGACCCGGGTCTACCGGTGAACGAGAACTCTTACTTCAAGGAGGACATCCCGGAGATACCCAGAAACCTCAGGGAGGCGTTGAAGGAGCTTGATAAAGACGTACAATTGAAAAGAGCAGTGGGAGAGAGAATAGTCAGAGAGTTCATCAACGTTAAGATGGCTGAGGTAGAGGAATACGAAAGCCGCGTAACAGACTGGGAATACGAAACCTATAGCAAGATATGA